The following proteins are co-located in the Anomalospiza imberbis isolate Cuckoo-Finch-1a 21T00152 chromosome 1, ASM3175350v1, whole genome shotgun sequence genome:
- the LOC137473427 gene encoding zinc finger protein 747-like has product MGGSLCFCLLWVTARFGTQYSGFGMAPRCPCQGVPPEVTFEEVAVYFSPEEWAELAPWQRALHREVMCDNYDLVASLDPNSKFTHMKEESHGGVPCAGGHSGDTDTTDTCAWSGSDSKDDTGGRWESGSGVPRSGCRATERGDRAWAVPRRVPSASGPLLGGSRGLSSGAEAHPGRPYLCGTCGKSFRHRRSLLAHKKLRRGNRARHGCAECGRSFCLRGDLLRHRDTHRARPPGRRRSPGAAGPGEERPFECGRCGRGFSWRESLELHLRGHRAAERAHPCPECGRVFPHRGHLLLHRRVHSGQRPFPCARCGRAFASRANLSSHRRTRRHCRPRSQGPRGNRDSDRDPCGDRDSDRDRDSDRDRDRDPCGDRDSDRDRDPCGDRDSDRDRDPYKITRPGDIFPIKFLKLDRSRGRAGGWDAEVPSRA; this is encoded by the exons ATGGGGGGCAGCTTGTGCTTCTGCTTGCTCTGGGTAACTGCGCGCTTTGGGACTCAATATTCCGGATTTGGGATGG ccccccgctgtccctgccagggggTGCCCCCCGAGGTGACATTCGAGGAGGTGGCCGTGTATTTCTCCCCCGAGGAGTGGGCGGAGCTGGCGCCCTGGCAGCGGGCGCTGCACCGAGAGGTCATGTGCGACAACTACGACCTGGTGGCCAGCCTGG ACCCCAACTCCAAGTTCACCCACATGAAGGAGGAGTCACACGGGGGGGTTCCCTGCGCGGGGGGGCACAGCGGAGATACCGACACCACCGACACCT GTGCCTGGAGCGGTTCTGACAGCAAGGATGACACCGGGGGACGCTGGGAATCGGGGTCCGGTGTCCCCCGCTCCGGCTGCCGTGCCACTGAGCGGGGGGACCGTGCCTGGGCCGTGCCCCGGCGGGTGCCATCGGCGTCGGGGCCCCTCCTCGGCGGCAGCCGCGGGCTGAGCAGCGGGGCCGAGGCGCACCCGGGCCGGCCGTATCTGTGCGGCACCTGCGGCAAATCCTTCCGGCACCGCCGCAGCCTCCTGGCGCACAAGAAGCTGCGGCGGGGGAACCGGGCCCGGCACGGCTGCGCCGAGTGCGGCCGCAGCTTCTGCCTGCGCGGGGACCTGCTGCGGCACCGCGACACGCACCGGGCGCGGCCCCCGGGCCGCCGGCGCAGcccgggcgcggcggggccgggcgagGAGCGGCCCTTCGAgtgcgggcgctgcgggcgcgGCTTCAGCTGGAGggagagcctggagctgcaccTGCGGGGACACCGCGCCGCCGAGCGCGCCCACCCCTGCCCCGAGTGCGGCCGCGTGTTCCCGCACCGCGGGCACCTCCTGCTGCACCGCCGGGTGCACTCGGGCCAGCGGCCCTTCCCCTGCGCCCGCTGCGGCCGCGCCTTCGCCTCGCGGGCCAACCTCAGCTCCCACCGCAGGACGCGCCGGCACTGCCGGCCCCGCAGCCAGGGCCCCCGCGGGAACAGGGACAGCGACAGGGacccctgtggggacagggacagcgacagggacagggacagcgacagggacagggacagggacccctgtggggacagggacagcgacaGGGATAGGGacccctgtggggacagggacagcgacagggacagggacccct